The following coding sequences are from one Danio rerio strain Tuebingen ecotype United States chromosome 21, GRCz12tu, whole genome shotgun sequence window:
- the LOC141379982 gene encoding chemokine XC receptor 1-like: MEFMSGSAVNLTTPEPSTNITASAFPPLELLEMCLMSCHFIFGLPINSYVLWLIVTGTGSGLALEFFILNLSVSGILYSLDSLFGVLARSLKSQFFTSLAVFLQGLGITGHPQFHCLMCVERYLAVVHPVTFLKYKPLRYRVICCAVAWITTFGSCLFCCLSKNHAYWWFILFHLILIFCIQLFCLVAVLKALKQSGPGERKREGEENRMKRRAFYLILITTLTLTVMYLPSTVVGLITVVTNQSVPAFIYISFVCFAFAGFVQPVLYLHRAGKLSCSALQTIWNTVCRWYQHCSSIFTSMCITPPTASVKN; the protein is encoded by the coding sequence ATGGAGTTTATGAGTGGCTCTGCAGTGAATTTGACCACACCTGAGCCCTCCACCAACATCACAGCATCTGCATTTCCTCCACTAGAACTGCTAGAGATGTGTCTGATGAGCTGCCATTTCATATTTGGTCTTCCTATAAATTCCTACGTGTTGTGGCTCATTGTCACAGGAACTGGAAGTGGATTGGCGTTAGAGTTCTTCATCCTCAATCTTTCTGTTTCTGGAATCTTGTACTCTTTGGATTCTTTATTCGGTGTATTGGCAAGAAGCCTAAAGTCACAATTCTTCACATCATTAGCTGTTTTTTTACAAGGACTTGGCATAACTGGTCACCCTCAGTTTCATTGTCTGATGTGCGTCGAGCGTtacctggcagtggttcatcctgtaacctttctGAAGTATAAACCTCTCAGATATAGAGTGATCTGCTGCGCTGTGGCCTGGATAACCACTTTCGGATCATGTTTATTCTGCTGCTTAAGCAAAAATCATGCATACTGGTGGTTTATCTTATTTCACTTAATCCTTATTTTCTGCATCCAGCTCTTTTGTCTTGTGGCTGTTCTTAAAGCTCTGAAGCAGTCAGGaccaggagagagaaagagagagggagaagaaAACCGCATGAAGCGAAGAGCTTTTTATCTAATATTAATAACTACATTGACTTTGACTGTGATGTATTTGCCAAGTACTGTTGTTGGACTCATTACTGTTGTGACAAATCAGAGTGTTCCTGCTTTCATATATATTAGTTTTGTGTGTTTTGCATTTGCTGGTTTTGTTCAGCCTGTTCTTTATCTTCATCGAGCTGGGAAACTCTCCTGTTCAGCTCTTCAAACGATATGGAATACTGTATGCAGGTGGTATCAGCACTGTTCCAGCATCTTCACCTCTATGTGTATCACTCCACCCACAGCGAGTGTCAAAAACTGA